TCCGGTACGACCGGCCGGAGCCAGCGCCAGCGCCGGTCCCCGACGCGCCGCCCGACGCGCCGCCCGTGCCGCCGACCGAGCCGGCCGCGAGCGTCGCCCAGCCCGCCGACCGCACCGACGCCCGCTACGAGCGCTCGGGCCTCGGCGAGTTCGAGACGCGGCGACTGAAGGCGGCGCTCCTGTCGCTGATGGACACGGAGCACCCGTACCGCGACCCGGAGCTCACCCTCCCCGCGCTGGCCGAGCGGCTGAAGTCCACGCCGCACAAGCTGTCCGAGGTGCTGAACCGCGAGATCTCGCAGACGTTCTACGACTTCGTGAACGCCTACCGGGTCGACGAGGTCCGCGCGCGGCTCGCCGACCCCGCCACGAAGCACCTGAACATCCTCGCCCTCGGCCTCGACGCCGGGTTCGCGTCCAAGTCGACGTTCAACCAGGCGTTCAAGAAGCTCACCGGGCAGACGCCGTCCGCCTACCGCAAGGTGCTGGAGGCGCGTCCTTCGCTCCGCTCGGGCTGACCGTCACCCCCAGCGCGGCGAAGTGGTCCGATCCGATCGGCCCGGACGACCCGGACGGCCCGCGGGCCGAGCTTCACCCCCGTCGCAGTCACTCGACTCACCCACGGGGGTTACCCATATGAAGCGCCATCACCTCATCGCACGCGCGGCGGTCATCTCCATCGCGTTCGCCGTCGTCCACACCCCGGCCGCCGCGCAGGAGCAGCTCCACGGCAGCGGCCACGACGACGGCCGGCCCCACCTGCACGGCAACGGGAGGTGGAAGGAGTGCTCGATCCAGCTGGACCCGTCGCTCACCCAGGGCGCGTGGCGCCAGTTCACGAAGGAAGCCGGGCTGGTCGCCTACTTCCGGCCGCTCGCCGACGCCGAGCCACTCGGCAGGGGACGGTTCGAGGTCTCGGCGGTGCAGTGGGACACCGGGATCGACGACGCGGACGACGCCTGGAACGACACGTTCGTGCACCCGGACTCGACGCACTACCTCACCGAGGGGAAAGGGCTGAAGTTCCCCGGCCTCATGGGCCGCGTCGGGGTGTCGGCGAACACGGACGTCGGCGTGTACTTCACGAAGAACCCGAACGCGAACTACGGCTTCTACGGCGCTCAGGTGCAGCGCCGCCTCCTCGGAGGGGCCGACCGGCGCTGGGCCGCCTCCGCGCGGGGGAGCTTCGTGTCGCTGTACGGGCCGGCCGACGCGAACCTCACGGTGTACGGGATGGACCTGGTCGCGAGCCGGAAGCTCACGCTGACGCGATGGGTCGCGGTCTCGCCGTACGTCGGCGTCTCCGGCTACGTGTCGACGTCGCACGAGAAGTCGGCGGTCGTGGCGCTGTCGGACGAGCACGTGGGCGGCGGCCAGGCGATGGCGGGCGCGGTGCTGCAGCTGTCGAAGGCGCGGATCGCGGCGGAGTACAACGCGGCGACGGTGCGGACCATCTCGCTCAAGGTGGCCATCGGGCGGTAGCCGCGCGGGCAGACCTCACCCTCGCTGCCGCGTGTAGTGCAGTCCCACGACCCCGCTCGGATACGGCCTCGCCGACACCAGCCCGAACGTCGCGTGCACGCCCTCCGGCAGCAGACGCTTGCCGCCGCCGAGCATGAGCGGGTACAGGAGCAGGTGCAGCTCGTCGACGAGATCGTGCGCGAGCAGCGCGTGGACGAGCTGACTGCTCCCGTCGGTGAGGATGTTCTTTCCCGGCTCCGCCTTCAACGCGCGCACCGCGTCCATCGGGTCGTCGCGGATGATCGTCGTGTTGCGCCACGTCGGCTGCTGCAGCGTGCGCGACACGACGTACTTCCGCGGCGCGTTCATCATGTCGCCGAACGGGTCGCCGGCGGGCATCGGCTCGAACGCGGCGGCGTGCGTCTCGTACGTGCGGCGGCCGAGCAGCAGGGCGTCGCAGTCGGCCATGAGCGCGCCGAAGCTCCGGCCGATGTCGTCGTGCCAGTACGGCCACGTCCAGCCGCCGTGCTCGAACCCGCCGTCGCGATCCTCGTCCTTCCCGCCTGGCGCCTGCATCACGCCGTCCAGCGACACGAACTCCGACACGATGAGCTTGCGCATGCGGTCTCTCCGGTGATGGTCGTGCGTCGTCGGGGCTCCCCTCCGTCCACACGACGAACGAGCGGACTCTGGTTCGACACGCGCCGCGACGACAAGATATCCCGGTGACCAACGCACCCCGCCGGTTCACCGGCACGCTCACCGAGTCCGGCAGCCGCGCGTTCGTCGAGCTCCCGTTCGACCCCGACGACGCGTGGGGCCCGAAGGACCGGCACTACGTCGCCGGCCACGTCGGCGGCCGTCGCTTCCGCGGCGTGCTCGATCGCACCGCGCTCGGCTTCGTGCTGCCGTTAGGCCCGGCGTGGCGCCGCGACAACGGCATCGTGCCCGGCGCGACGATCGACGTCGAGCTCGTGCCGGAGGGGCCGCTCGTGGAATCGCTCGACGCCGACATCGCGACGGCGCTCGACGCGGCGCCGAAGGCGGGGTCGCTGTTCCGCTCCATCGCGCCGTTCTACCGCAAGAACTTCGTGCGGTGGATCACGAGCGCGAAGCGTCCCGAGACGCGCTCCGCGCGCATCGCGGAGATGGTGAACCTGCTCGCCACGGGGAAGATCGAGCGATGAGCCGACCGACGACCGGAGCGATTGCCATGGAGAAGCCGCCCCGCGACACGCGCGCGCCGCTGGCCACGTACCTCGCCCTCACGTTCGGCCTCAGCGCCGTCTTCTGGTGGCTCATCATCGCCGCCGGATCGTTAGGCGCCCAGGGCGGGCTGTACGTCCTCGCGCTCATGTGGTGCCCGGGCGTGAGCGCGCTCGTCACGCGGCTCGCGTTCCAGCGCGACGTGCGCGGCGAGGGCTGGGGATGGGGCGGCACGCGGTGGAACGTGCTGGCGTACCTGCTGCCGCTGGCGTACGCGGGCGTCGCGTACGGCCTCGTGTGGCTCACGGGGCAGGGCGCGGTCGACCTCACGCGGTTCAAGACCCCGGTCGTGCTGTTCGTCGTCGTCGGCTCGCTGCAGAGCCTCCTCTCGGCCACGGGCGAGGAGCTCGGGTGGCGCGGGTTCCTGGTGCCGACGCTCGCGCGCACGCAGACGTTCGGGCGCACGGCGGTCGTGAGCGGCGCGATCTGGGCGGCGTGGCACATGCCGCTCATCTTCTTCGCCGACTACAACGGCGGCACGCCCACGTGGTACTCGGCGCTCTGGTTCGCGGTGATGGTCGTGTCGCTCGGCGTGCCGTTCGCGTGGCTGCGGCTGCGCTCGGGGAGCGTGTGGCCGGCGGCGATCCTGCACGCGTCGCACAACCTGTTCGTGCAGGGCTTCTTCGACCGCGTGACGGTGGACACCGGACACACGCGGTGGCTCACGACGGAGTTCGGGGCGGCGCTCGCGCTCGCGGTGGTGGCGACGTCGTGGATCTTCTGGCGCGCGCGCGACGCGCTCCCCGGACACGACACGGTGCGCGCGGTGCGCGCGGCCGAGCCGCGGCGCGTGGAGCCGGTGCCGTCGGCGTGAGCAGCGACGTGAGCAGCGACGTGAGCAGCGACGTGAGCACCGGCGTGCCGCGCGCCCGTCTTCGAGCGGCCATCGCCGCCGCGGCGCTCGTCGCGTCGCCGCTGGCCGCGCAGACCGCGCGCACCGCACACGCCGCGCGCACCGCGCCCGTGATCGACATGCACATGCACGCGCGTACGGCGGCGCACTACGGCGCGAGGGGGATGCCGCTCTGCGCGCCGGTCGAGCGCATGCCGTGGTGCGGCGGCCCTGCGAAGCCGAACACCGGATCGCCCGCGTTCCGCGCCCTTCTGGCGGACGCCCAGAAAGCCGTCATCGCGCAGACGCCGCCGTGGGCGGCGGCGATCGACTCCCTCATGGCGGGCGAGCTCGCCCGCGCGCGCGCGCCGGGGGCGCAGATCGCCGTCGTGGAGCGCGGACGCCTCGCGTACGCGAAGGGCTACGGCGTCGCCGACGTCGAGACGGGGCGGCCCGTCACCGATCGCACGCTGTTCCTCACCGGCTCGGTGACGAAGCTCGTCACCGCGACGCTGCTCGCGCAGCTCGCGGCGTCGGGCGTCGTCGACCTGCACGCGCCGGTGTCGCGCTACGTCCCGGAGCTGGCGGGGCGGCGCACCGGGGCGGTGACCACGCACCACCTCCTCACGCACTCGTCCGGCTGGAGCGACGCCGGCACCCCGTTCGGCCGCCTCGACGAGACGGCGTTAGGCGACGTGTTCCGCGCCGTCGGTGACACGATCGTGGCGACCGACCCGGGACGGGTGGCGTCGTACTGCAACCCCTGCTTCTCGATGGCCGGCTACGTGGCCGAGCGCGCCACCGGGCGGCGGTACGCGGATCTCGTCGACAGCGCGGTGCTGCGGCCGTTAGGCATGCGCCGCGCGACGGTGCGGCCGACGCTGGCGATGACCTACGACTTCGCGCTCGGCCACGCGGGCGCACCCGCGGATCCGCCGCGCGTGCAGCGCCCCATGCCCGCGAACGCCGCGGACGCGCCGAGCGGGTTCCTGTACGCGAGCGCGCCGGAGCTGTCGCGGCTCGCCGCGGCGCTCATGGGCGGCGGCATGCTCGACGGGCAGCGCGTGCTCGCCGCCGACGCGGTGCGCGCCATGACGACCGCGTACGTGCCGATCCCCGGCGAGCGCGCCGAGGCGCACGGCTACGGCCTGGACGTCGACACCGTCGGCGGGCGCGCGGTGTGGCGGAAGAGCGGCACCGTGGCGGGATTCCGCGCGCTGGTCACGATGTGGCCGCGCGAGCAGCTCGCGATCGTGGTCCTGACGAACCGCGCGACCGACCTGCCGATGCACGCGACGCCGCTCGCCGCGCGCCTCATCGCCGGCATCTCCGAGCCGCCGACGATCGTCTACCGTGGCGAGCGCGACGCCACGCCGGCCGAGCGCGCGGAGCTGGCGGGCACCTACGGCATCGGCCGCCAGCCGATCGTGATCGCGGACAGCGGCGGCGCGCTCGTCGTGCGGCTGCCGAACGGCGAGACGGGCCTCGGCCGGCTCACGCGCGACGGCGCGCGGCTGGTGCTGCCCGCGCCCACGGACTCCGCGCTGCACCCGTACGTCATCGTGCGCGACGCGGCGGGACGGGTACGGTACCTGTTCCGCGACAACGGGCGCGCGTACACGAAGCGGCCGTGAGGTCCGGCGATGCCTCGCAGGACTCCACGTACGAGTCTCTGAAGGACTGAAGCAGGACTGAAGAGAGACTGAAGAAGGACCAACCACAAAAAAAGTGTTGTTGGTCCTTCTTCAGTCCTCCTTCAGTCCTGCTTCAGTCCCCCACGAACTCGTACGTGGAGCCTAGCGCGCGCGACTACTGCGGGAAGATGACCGGGAACACCACGTTCGTCGTGAAGATGCATCGGTCGTTGTGCCCGCACTCCGGCACGATGATCGCCTGGTGCTTCGCGCCGAGCGTCTCGGTCACGTACTTGTAGAACGCCTCGCCGCGCGCGCGCCGGGTCGGCCCCTGCGCCATCGCGTTCGGCGACGAATCGAAGCCGCCTAACGGGAGGACGTCGACCTGGCCCAGCAGATAGGTCGTGGGGCGCTCGACGAGCTGCTTCACGAGCTGCGCGTCGCTCATGCCCGCCGCGTAGCCCGTGCGGTTCTCGAGCCCCGACGGCCACCGGTTGAAGTTCGGCGCCTTCGCCGCGTCGAACGGGCCGAACGTGAAGCTCGCGTGCACCTTCTCGCCCTCCGGGCCTAACGCTTCCTTCGCTCCCGCGGCGTTCTCCGGATCGGCGTCGCCGCTCGCCAGCGGCCGCACCGCCGCCGGCCACGCGTAGCTCGACGGGTTCGCGACGACGTAGCTGATGGAGACGCCGGGGGTGCCATGCACCTTGTTCGTCATCTCGTAGCGCGTCGCCACCTGGCCGCCCGCCGAGTGCCCGGCGACGACGATCCGCCGCAGGTTCGGGAACGTCTTCTTGTCGGCGAGCGTGCGGACGATCTCGTCGAGGAAGTCGAACGAGGAGATCGCGGGGTTCGTCGGCGACATGCCGCCCGACCGCCAGTTCTCGCCGCGCTCCGGCCACATGACCTCGTTCGCCTGCGCCTTGTCGGTCCCCGCGATGAAGTGCGGCGCGATGATGATCGTGTTCTCCAGCGCGCCGGCGAGGAACCCCGCGGCGGTCGACGTCTCGAAGTAGTGATCGGCGTTGCGTCCCGCGCCGTGGACCATGATCAGCGCGCGGGTGATGGCCGTGTTGCGCGCGGTCAACGGGTACGTCGCGTACACCATCGACCGCGCGGGGCCGCCGCCGTAGGTGATCCAGCGCTCGCACGGCGTGGTGGGCGTGGTGCACGGGCGGGCCTGGGCCCGAACCGTGGCGGGGAGGAGCAGGACGGCGAGCAGCAGGGGAATCCGCATGAGCGAGACGGCGGGATGAGAGAAGGGTCGCGGCGGTCCGGCCGCGCACTGACTACGAGCGCGCGCGGCGGTGCGTTGGGTCCGGACTTCGCCGACGCACGCCGCTTTCCCCAATACCGGACTCGACAGTATAGTTGATGCAGGGCGCGGACATGCGCGGCGATGCGGCCGCCGGCGCGCCCCGCGTTTCCCTCCCTCCCGAGCCATGCCAATGCGTCACGCGCCGATCGGCGCGGCGATGCTGCTGTCGTTAGGCGGCTGCAGCTGGTCGACCACGACCCACGACGATGCGATCCCCTGCGACGCGCCCGTCCAGGTCACCGTCGTCCCCGGATCACCGCAGCGGATCTCCTGGGCGCCGGCATGCGGCTTCAAGGACCTCACCATCGTGGATGCCGCCCCGAGCCCGTCGACGCCGCCGGCGCAGTGGCAGATCAGTGCGAACTCGCGGCTCATCGTTCCCGGCATCGAGTATGGCGTCGTGCCGCGCGGCGTGACCGGCGTGTATCCGCCGGCGCCGCTCGCGTCGGGGCGGACGTACCAGCTCGAGCTCACCCCGATCCGTGCGGGCGCGCCGCCGACGAGGGTCACGTGGACACCGTGACGCGCCGGCGCTCCACGCGGCGGCGCGCCGCGACCTCGATCCTCGCCGTGGTGGTCGCGGGGAGCGCCGCGTGCGGCGGGCGATGGCGCGCGGGCGAGCCGACGAACGATCTTCGCCCCGCGCTGGCCGCGAGCCGCCGAGCGATCGCCGCGGCTCGGTCGCGACTCGACACCGTGCTGGCGGACGCCGATCGCGCCGCCGCGGCGTCGCTGCTCGCCGACTCGGTCGAGATGCGCGTCGACGGGCGCGCCGGCGAGGCCACGGTGATCGCGCGCGGCCGCGAGGCGCTGCTCGCGCGGCTCGCCGCGTTCGCCGGACCCGGCGACGTCGTCCTGCTGCCGCGGCAGACCGAGCACTGCATCGGCGCCGGCTACGAGACCGGTGTCTACACGCGGTACCAGGCCGACCCGACGGGCGCGCGGACCGCGACGTCCGGCGGCTACGCGATCGCGTGGCAGGTGCGTGACGGCCGCGCCGCCGTACGCGCCCTCGTCGTCCGCGACGTGCGGGAGTTCGAGCACGCGCCGCGCGGCGTGGCGTGCATGGACGCGGCGGCGGTCGAGCGACGGGCGAGCCGCACCGGCATCGCCATCGCGTCGGTCTACTCGAACTGGCCCGCGGCGGGCACGCTCGATCGCGCGGCCGCGCGCGCCGGGTGGGGCACGCCGGCGAAGAACGGCCAGACGGCGGCGCCACCGTGCGCCGAGGGGAGCGCACCGTGGTCGCCGATCGCCGATCAGGTGCGCTTGCAGCTCTCGCTGCACCGGCGGTTCGGCACGCTGTTAGGCGCGGAGCTCGTGTCGGTGCCGACCGAGGTGACGCGCTGCTACCGCTCGCTCAACCCGCGCACGCAGACGGTCGTCTCGCAGACCGTGGCGCTCTCCGACCACGACGCGTTCGTCAACCTGCACGCAGGCGGGGCGCGCGTCGGCGCGGGGCTCGCGTACACGCGGGTCCGCACCCGGTCGATGGAGGACAGCGTCGGCGCGTCGGCATGGAAGCGCGCCGACGTGCGCACGACGGGTGGTACGCTCGGCGTCGCCGGGCAGGCGGCGTACACGTTCGGCGTGGGGACGCACCTGTATGGGGAGCTCGGTGGGCGCGTGCGGTTCGCGCCGGCCATGACCCCGGACCGGCTGCTCAACTTCGTCCCGGCGTCGATCCCCACGTGGGGGTACGCGCTGAGCCTCGCGGCGGGCGTCGCGTTCTGAGGCCACGCTACGCGTAGCGGTGGCGCGAGCGTGTCGCGCGATACTATCCATGGTGTCGACCACGCCCGCCCGTGCCTAACGTCGAACCGATCGCGTACTACGAGGAGGTCGCCCGCGCGCGCGGGGCCGAGGCCGCGCGCGCCGACCGCGCGGCCCGCGTCGCGTCGTGGCTGCGCCTCGCGCTCGCCGCCGCCACCGTCGGGGCGCTACTGCGCGGGGCTCCGTGGCCCGGGCTCGTCGCCGCGGCGGGCTTCGTCGCCGTCGCGTGGTGGCACCGGCGCACCGTGGAGCGCGCCGACGTGGCGCGCCGGCGTGCGGCCGCGGCGCGGGGCGGGCGCGCGCGCGCCGCGCGGCACTGGGCGGAGATGCCGGCCGTGCGCGCCGTCGCCCCCGCCGACGGGTGGCCGGCCGCGCTCGCGCGCGACCTCGACGTCACCTCGGGTCGGTGCCTAACGCGGCTCGTCGACGTCGTCCACCCCGCGGTCGGAGGACGCCGCCTGCTCGACTGGCTGCTCGGCGACCCGCCGGCGGTGGAGACGATCCGCGACCGGCAGGCGTCGGTCGCCGCGCTGCGCGAGCGCCCGGCGCTGCTCGTGGAGATCGTGGCCGACGCGCGCCACGGCGACGCGCCGGCGACGGCGGGCGGGCTCGCCGCGGTGCGCGCGTGGTGCGAGGCGGGCGAGTCGCGCGTGGCGTGGCTGCCCCGCGCGCTCTCCGTCGCCTGCGTGCTCGCGGCGGTCGTCGCGTTCGTGCTCGGCGGCGCGAGCGCGGTCGAGCGCGTCGCGGCGCCGCTGCTCGTCGTGCAGCTCGCGCTGGCCGCCGCGGCGCGACGCCGACTGCAGCGCGAGCTGCCACGCGTCGACGCGGCGCTGCCGCAGATCGCGGGCGTGGTGCGCGTGCTCGCCTCGCTCCATCGCGCCACGGACGTCGCGGGACGCCTCGGCGGGATCCAGCGCCGGCTGCGCGCGGAGCACGCGGTGTCGTCGCTCGCCGCGCTCGCGCGGCTGCTGGCGTGGAACGAGACGCGCCGCTCGCCGAT
This DNA window, taken from Gemmatirosa kalamazoonensis, encodes the following:
- a CDS encoding CPBP family intramembrane glutamic endopeptidase; its protein translation is MEKPPRDTRAPLATYLALTFGLSAVFWWLIIAAGSLGAQGGLYVLALMWCPGVSALVTRLAFQRDVRGEGWGWGGTRWNVLAYLLPLAYAGVAYGLVWLTGQGAVDLTRFKTPVVLFVVVGSLQSLLSATGEELGWRGFLVPTLARTQTFGRTAVVSGAIWAAWHMPLIFFADYNGGTPTWYSALWFAVMVVSLGVPFAWLRLRSGSVWPAAILHASHNLFVQGFFDRVTVDTGHTRWLTTEFGAALALAVVATSWIFWRARDALPGHDTVRAVRAAEPRRVEPVPSA
- a CDS encoding alpha/beta fold hydrolase, whose translation is MRIPLLLAVLLLPATVRAQARPCTTPTTPCERWITYGGGPARSMVYATYPLTARNTAITRALIMVHGAGRNADHYFETSTAAGFLAGALENTIIIAPHFIAGTDKAQANEVMWPERGENWRSGGMSPTNPAISSFDFLDEIVRTLADKKTFPNLRRIVVAGHSAGGQVATRYEMTNKVHGTPGVSISYVVANPSSYAWPAAVRPLASGDADPENAAGAKEALGPEGEKVHASFTFGPFDAAKAPNFNRWPSGLENRTGYAAGMSDAQLVKQLVERPTTYLLGQVDVLPLGGFDSSPNAMAQGPTRRARGEAFYKYVTETLGAKHQAIIVPECGHNDRCIFTTNVVFPVIFPQ
- a CDS encoding serine hydrolase domain-containing protein, with protein sequence MSSDVSSDVSSDVSTGVPRARLRAAIAAAALVASPLAAQTARTAHAARTAPVIDMHMHARTAAHYGARGMPLCAPVERMPWCGGPAKPNTGSPAFRALLADAQKAVIAQTPPWAAAIDSLMAGELARARAPGAQIAVVERGRLAYAKGYGVADVETGRPVTDRTLFLTGSVTKLVTATLLAQLAASGVVDLHAPVSRYVPELAGRRTGAVTTHHLLTHSSGWSDAGTPFGRLDETALGDVFRAVGDTIVATDPGRVASYCNPCFSMAGYVAERATGRRYADLVDSAVLRPLGMRRATVRPTLAMTYDFALGHAGAPADPPRVQRPMPANAADAPSGFLYASAPELSRLAAALMGGGMLDGQRVLAADAVRAMTTAYVPIPGERAEAHGYGLDVDTVGGRAVWRKSGTVAGFRALVTMWPREQLAIVVLTNRATDLPMHATPLAARLIAGISEPPTIVYRGERDATPAERAELAGTYGIGRQPIVIADSGGALVVRLPNGETGLGRLTRDGARLVLPAPTDSALHPYVIVRDAAGRVRYLFRDNGRAYTKRP
- a CDS encoding MutS-related protein, encoding MPNVEPIAYYEEVARARGAEAARADRAARVASWLRLALAAATVGALLRGAPWPGLVAAAGFVAVAWWHRRTVERADVARRRAAAARGGRARAARHWAEMPAVRAVAPADGWPAALARDLDVTSGRCLTRLVDVVHPAVGGRRLLDWLLGDPPAVETIRDRQASVAALRERPALLVEIVADARHGDAPATAGGLAAVRAWCEAGESRVAWLPRALSVACVLAAVVAFVLGGASAVERVAAPLLVVQLALAAAARRRLQRELPRVDAALPQIAGVVRVLASLHRATDVAGRLGGIQRRLRAEHAVSSLAALARLLAWNETRRSPMAHWALNAAGGFDVHLAHAFSRWRRDAGPRAAAWLDLAADAEALVALATLAFENPRWTMPAVRNEPAPPLDARGLAHPLLAADVAVPNDAALAAPGDVAVVSGANMAGKTTFLRAIGLNVLLAQAGGPVCADDMVVRRSRVRSSVRVDDDLGRGASLFLAEATRLRDVIRDAEDGGAPVLFLFDEILHGTNAADRLAATRVVLRRLARAGAAGVVTTHDPAVGEVGDGAGAELNAPRQLHFAGSVRRDAGGGLALVFDYRVREGPAREANARQVLEMLGIA
- a CDS encoding YdeI/OmpD-associated family protein, translating into MTNAPRRFTGTLTESGSRAFVELPFDPDDAWGPKDRHYVAGHVGGRRFRGVLDRTALGFVLPLGPAWRRDNGIVPGATIDVELVPEGPLVESLDADIATALDAAPKAGSLFRSIAPFYRKNFVRWITSAKRPETRSARIAEMVNLLATGKIER
- a CDS encoding dihydrofolate reductase family protein: MRKLIVSEFVSLDGVMQAPGGKDEDRDGGFEHGGWTWPYWHDDIGRSFGALMADCDALLLGRRTYETHAAAFEPMPAGDPFGDMMNAPRKYVVSRTLQQPTWRNTTIIRDDPMDAVRALKAEPGKNILTDGSSQLVHALLAHDLVDELHLLLYPLMLGGGKRLLPEGVHATFGLVSARPYPSGVVGLHYTRQRG